The Platichthys flesus chromosome 10, fPlaFle2.1, whole genome shotgun sequence genome includes a window with the following:
- the LOC133961376 gene encoding endophilin-B1-like → MDLTRLAADAGQFINRAIQYTGETIGQADKTDLGPGLEELLLLADATKTCTDKIISQTEVVLQPSTGARLEDRLYEHLEWSAPLRPRALEVLGNEMTQAGLELGSNTPYGTALLRCGEVQKQLSEAERKFVQSTNIHFLTPLRSFTEGEHRTIQDERRMLLNKRLDLDIAKSRLKKAHEADQESRNLNANPLDDAYMSHVSYMFSFMRVKWLKVWAQQITQAEMELRIFQSLFDRQSEITRQLLEGIHNTHTNHMRSLTDFVEAQACFYDQCNQHAQGLQKQLGSIPAVLCSNNWLSEISDQPSTSSQVATEPTGSNQATRIPVVVQQIPDFDQDSWTERPSSDSDKTTTGSSVHTQPLDPSNNNNNNNNNNKQSSDSLEISNRAAANQASLSVCASDSDNNTTAQLSAANRTVGVHTTTDRTTAEFSAAVADGSGHKATTTSSPPSQPQAANTVSRETMKTSAVADEPQTSD, encoded by the exons ATGGATCTGACGCGGCTGGCGGCGGACGCTGGTCAGTTCATCAACAGAGCGATTCAG TACACAGGGGAGACTATCGGCCAGGCGGACAAGACAGATCTGGGCCCAggtctggaggagctgctgttacTGGCAGACGCCACCAAGACCTGCACGGACAAGATAATCTCCCAGACTGAGGTGGTGCTGCAGCCGAGCACCG GAGCACGACTGGAGGACCGGCTGTATGAGCATCTTGAATGGAGCGCCCCGCTTCGGCCTCGTGCCCTCGAGGTTCTGGGTAATGAAATGACCCAGGCCGGGCTGGAGCTTGGGTCCAACACTCCCTATG GAACGGCCCTGCTGAGGTGTGGAGAGGTTCAGAAGCAGCTCAGCGAAGCAGAGAGAAAGTTTGTCCAAAGCACCAACATCCACTTCCTCACCCCTCTGAGGAGTTTCACTGAGGGGGAACACAGAACCATACAA GATGAGCGCAGGATGTTGCTGAACAAGCGTCTGGACTTGGACATCGCTAAAAGCCGACTGAAGAAAGCCCACGAGGCCGATCAGGAGTCCCGA AACCTAAACGCAAACCCTCTGGACGATGCCTACATGTCTCACGTCTCCTACATGTTCAGCTTCATGCGTGTCAAATGGCTGAAG GTGTGGGCACAGCAGATCACGCAG gcagaGATGGAGCTAAGAATCTTTCAGAGTCTGTTCGATCGACAGTCAGAAATTACAAGGCAGCTTCTCGAAGGAATCCACAACACTCAC acCAACCACATGCGGAGTCTGACGGACTTCGTGGAGGCTCAGGCTTGTTTCTATGACCAGTGCAACCAGCATGCTCAGGGGCTGCAGAAACAGCTGGGGAG CATCCCCGCGGTTCTCTGCTCCAACAACTGGCTCTCAGAAATAAGTGATCAGCCGTCAACAAGTAGCCAAGTGGCCACCGAGCCCACTGGATCAAACCAGGCCACTCGGATTCCCGTGGTCGTCCAACAAATTCCAGACTTCGATCAGGACTCGTGGACTGAACGTCCGTCATCGGACTCTGACAAAACGACAACAGGTTCATCTGTGCACACTCAGCCACTGGACCCgtcaaataacaacaataacaacaacaacaacaacaaacagtcaAGTGACAGCCTAGAGATCAGTAACCGTGCAGCGGCCAATCAGGCATCTCTCAGTGTCTGTGCTTCAGActcagacaacaacacaacagctcagCTCTCAGCGGCCAACAGGACAGTCGGCGTTCACACAACAACCGACAGGACGACTGCCGAGTTTTCAGCTGCAGTGGCTGATGGTTCAG